Proteins co-encoded in one Periophthalmus magnuspinnatus isolate fPerMag1 chromosome 20, fPerMag1.2.pri, whole genome shotgun sequence genomic window:
- the slc35b3 gene encoding adenosine 3'-phospho 5'-phosphosulfate transporter 2: protein MSGKYGLVGYNSSRKHISISIPSSSEQVMSPHIKSVEELRVLGINLSSFGAPTQFLICVAGVFLFYLIYGYLQELIFSVEGFKPFGWYLTLVQFGFYSTFGLIELQLTQDKRRRIPGKTYMIIAFLTVGTMGLSNTSLGYLNYPTQVIFKCCKLIPVMIGGVFIQGKRYNLADVSAALCMSLGLIWFTLADSKVAPNFNVTGVLLISLALCADAAIGNVQEKAMKLHNGSNSEMVLYSYSIGFVYILVGLLCVGGLGPAVAFCSEHPVKTYGYAFLFSLTGYFGISFVLALIKLFGALVAVTVTTGRKAMTIVLSFMFFTKPFTFQYIWGGLLVLFGIFLNVYSKNKDKMKLPSFKDLRSWLITGKKVRFLSQNV, encoded by the exons ATGAGTGGTAAATATGGCTTGGTCGGCTACAACAGTTCGCGGAAGcacatctccatctccatcccCTCGTCTTCGGAGCAGGTCATGTCTCCTCACATTAAGTctgtggaggagctgagggTTTTGGGCATAAACCTGAGCAGCTTCGGTGCTCCCACACAGTTCCTCATCTGTGTGGCTGGGGTCTTCCTCTTTTACCTCATCTATGGATACCTGCAG GAGCTGATATTTTCTGTGGAGGGATTCAAGCCTTTCGGTTGGTACCTCACTCTGGTCCAGTTTGGGTTTTACTCCACGTTTGGACTCATCGAGCTGCAGCTGACACAGGACAAACGCAGAAG GATTCCAGGAAAGACCTATATGATAATAGCATTTTTAACCGTGGGCACCATGGGTCTGTCAAATACCTCTCTGGGCTACTTGAATTACCCCACACAGGTCATCTTCAAGTGCTGCAAACTAATACCTGTGATGATCGGAGGAGTGTTTATACAAG GTAAACGGTACAATTTAGCAGATGTGTCTGCAGCCTTATGCATGAGTTTGGGTCTGATCTGGTTTACATTGGCCGACAGCAAAGTAGCGCCGAACTTCAACGTTACAG GCGTTCTCCTCATTTCTCTGGCCTTGTGCGCCGACGCTGCTATCGGAAACGTGCAGGAGAAGGCGATGAAACTGCATAACGGCTCCAACTCCGAAATG GTGCTGTATTCGTACTCCATCGGCTTTGTGTACATCCTTGTGGGCCTGCTCTGCGTGGGCGGGCTGGGTCCTGCTGTGGCCTTCTGCTCCGAG CACCCTGTAAAAACGTACGGATACGcgttcctcttctctcttacgGGTTACTTTGGGATCTCGTTCGTCTTGGCCTTGATCAAACTATTCGGGGCCTTAGTTGCAGTGACAG TGACCACTGGACGGAAGGCCATGACTATTGTTCTCTCCTTCATGTTCTTCACAAAACCTTTCACTTTTCA GTACATTTGGGGTGGCCTTTTGGTGCTCTTTGGCATCTTTTTGAATgtttacagtaaaaacaaagataaaatgaAGCTTCCCTCATTCAAGGACCTCAGGAGTTGGCTTATAACAGGAAAGAAAGTCAGATTTCTGTCCCAAAATGTATAG